The following proteins are encoded in a genomic region of Serinus canaria isolate serCan28SL12 chromosome 15, serCan2020, whole genome shotgun sequence:
- the LOC103818207 gene encoding transmembrane protein 17B-like, which produces MAVPTPLPPSLRWRLVAFSGSLFINNKTWDSGTAPTSQPAHKVLSSLPLQVMLYFNVYYFPVWCLAEGIMLYLKYHLLPWHYQFLLVTAFLILSLAEGSRLYLGYLGNLQEKVPELAGFLLLSFLIQLPLLLFLLTDRQVIHLPLEVPMHSLFLVFLLLEIVAAFLVLRTMTKQLAAQFYLRQFQESGRGRLEPGAQGDRQLRWGDAA; this is translated from the exons ATGGCTGTGCCTACCCCGCTGCCTCCCAGCCTACGCTGGCGCTTGGTGGCCTTCAGTGGCTCCCTCTTCATCAACAACAAGACGTGGGACAGCGGCACTGCCCCGACCTCCCAGCCAG CTCACAAGGTGCTGTCCAGCCTGCCCCTCCAGGTGATGCTCTACTTCAATGTCTACTACTTCCCAGTCTGGTGCCTGGCTGAGGGGATTATGCTGTACCTGAAG TACCACCTGCTGCCTTGGCACTATCAGTTCCTGCTGGTCACAGCCTTCCTCATCCTCTCACTGGCTGAGGGCTCCCGCCTCTACCTGGGCTACCTGGGGAATCTCCAGGAGAAG GTGCCTGAGCTGGCTGggttcctgctcctctccttcttGATccagctgcccctcctgctcttcctgctgacGGACAGGCAGGTCATCCACCTACCGCTGGAGGTGCCCATGCACAGCTTGTTCCTGGTCTTCCTCCTCCTCGAGATCGTGGCTGCCTTCCTGGTGCTGAGGACTATGACCAAGCAGCTGGCGGCACAGTTCTACCTGCGGCAGTTCCAGGAGAGTGGGAGGGGCCGGCTGGAGCCCggggcacagggggacaggCAGCTGAGATGGGGTGATGCTGCATGA